One window of the Marmota flaviventris isolate mMarFla1 chromosome 2, mMarFla1.hap1, whole genome shotgun sequence genome contains the following:
- the Zbp1 gene encoding Z-DNA-binding protein 1 isoform X2: protein MAQAPADPSKRGHLEQKILQVLGDASSPLKSYQLAKECQVLKKELNSVLYRMAKEGTVSQVAPATWRLGTGDPGGVDPTQPAQDSHAQKPQEEAAAAAESPGPQLSELEERIYGFLKANGPCKALRIAQALGMRTAKDVNPTLYKMKSKHLLDQDQKLQVWRVSAPDSEGRNQCAVAVCQQNPVYMICQNGPNCHITITNSEGIQIGHGNILMKQNVSEGSGPTAPNQLPPTAPGDSSAQGPLAGGWGSQEIHMERSLLRRVQVGHSNEMSFHRDLPEGPAHNLSSSPPVSATAGDGDSEASFEMRMPQPDPHPKADAVQRVHIKSCFLEYTTIGNSNRMTVLPAGPETASPGAAAGPGDGRQDPGELKEGADPSSEAEPSTSEVPEDGGQEAPGNPAQLTPKLREMTLGNSSPPAAEHSVSVGGRRELEGGE from the exons ATGGCCCAGGCTCCTGCTGACCCAAGCAAGAGAG GCCACCTTGAGCAGAAGATCCTGCAGGTGTTGGGAGATGCCAGCTCCCCTCTGAAGTCCTACCAGCTGGCGAAGGAATGCCAAGTGCTCAAGAAGGAGCTCAACTCAGTCCTCTACCGAATGGCCAAGGAGGGGACAGTCTCCCAAGTTGCCCCCGCAACATGGCGCTTGGGCACAGGTGATCCCGGAGGTGTGGATCCCACCCAGCCTGCCCAGGACAGCCATG CCCAGAAGCCCCAGGAAGAAGCAGCTGCCGCGGCAGAGAGTCCTGGCCCTCAGCTCAGCGAGCTGG AGGAAAGGATCTACGGGTTTCTGAAAGCCAATGGGCCCTGCAAGGCCCTGCGCATCGCCCAGGCCCTGGGAATGAGGACAGCGAAGGACGTGAACCCAACCTTGTACAAGATGAAAAGCAAGCACCTTCTGGACCAGGACCAGAAGCTGCAAGTGTGGCGCGTCTCTGCACCAG ATTCTGAAGGAAGAAATCAATGTGCTGTAGCAGTGTGCCAGCAGAATCCAGTCTACATGATCTGCCAGAATGGACCCAACTGCCACATTACCATCACAAACTCTGAAGGCATCCAGATCGGACACGGGAACATCTTAATGAAGCAGAACGTCTCTGAGGGCAGTG GTCCCACAGCTCCCAACCAGCTGCCCCCAACTGCCCCAGGTGATTCCTCGGCTCAGGGACCCCTGGCAGGTGGCTGGGGGTCCCAGGAAATCCACATGGAGCGGTCCCTGCTCAGACGGGTGCAGGTGGGACACAGCAACGAGATGAGCTTCCACAGAGACCTGCCGGAAGGTCCTGCCCACAACCTCTCATCCAGCCCCCCAG TCTCAGCCACGGCCGGTGACGGTGACTCGGAAGCTTCATTTGAAATGCGAATGCCCCAGCCAGACCCTCACCCCAAGGCGGACGCAGTCCAGAGAGTCCACATCAAGTCCTGCTTCCTCGAGTACACCACCATCGGCAACAGCAACAGGATGACCGTCCTCCCAGCAGGCCCAGAGACCGCCAGCCCAGGTGCAGCCGCGGGGCCTGGAGATGGCCGGCAGGACCCCGGGGAGCTGAAGGAGGGCGCAG ATCCCAGTTCTGAAGCCGAGCCGTCCACAAGTGAGGTCCCTGAAGACGGGGGCCAGGAAGCCCCGGGCAATCCTGCGCAGCTCACCCCCAAGCTGAGGGAGATGACCCTTGGAAACAGCAGTCCCCCCGCTGCAGAGCACAGTGTCTCTGTGGGTGGACGCAGGGAGCTGGAGGGGGGCGAGTAG
- the Zbp1 gene encoding Z-DNA-binding protein 1 isoform X1: protein MAQAPADPSKRGHLEQKILQVLGDASSPLKSYQLAKECQVLKKELNSVLYRMAKEGTVSQVAPATWRLGTGDPGGVDPTQPAQDSHAQKPQEEAAAAAESPGPQLSELEERIYGFLKANGPCKALRIAQALGMRTAKDVNPTLYKMKSKHLLDQDQKLQVWRVSAPEDSEGRNQCAVAVCQQNPVYMICQNGPNCHITITNSEGIQIGHGNILMKQNVSEGSGPTAPNQLPPTAPGDSSAQGPLAGGWGSQEIHMERSLLRRVQVGHSNEMSFHRDLPEGPAHNLSSSPPVSATAGDGDSEASFEMRMPQPDPHPKADAVQRVHIKSCFLEYTTIGNSNRMTVLPAGPETASPGAAAGPGDGRQDPGELKEGADPSSEAEPSTSEVPEDGGQEAPGNPAQLTPKLREMTLGNSSPPAAEHSVSVGGRRELEGGE from the exons ATGGCCCAGGCTCCTGCTGACCCAAGCAAGAGAG GCCACCTTGAGCAGAAGATCCTGCAGGTGTTGGGAGATGCCAGCTCCCCTCTGAAGTCCTACCAGCTGGCGAAGGAATGCCAAGTGCTCAAGAAGGAGCTCAACTCAGTCCTCTACCGAATGGCCAAGGAGGGGACAGTCTCCCAAGTTGCCCCCGCAACATGGCGCTTGGGCACAGGTGATCCCGGAGGTGTGGATCCCACCCAGCCTGCCCAGGACAGCCATG CCCAGAAGCCCCAGGAAGAAGCAGCTGCCGCGGCAGAGAGTCCTGGCCCTCAGCTCAGCGAGCTGG AGGAAAGGATCTACGGGTTTCTGAAAGCCAATGGGCCCTGCAAGGCCCTGCGCATCGCCCAGGCCCTGGGAATGAGGACAGCGAAGGACGTGAACCCAACCTTGTACAAGATGAAAAGCAAGCACCTTCTGGACCAGGACCAGAAGCTGCAAGTGTGGCGCGTCTCTGCACCAG AAGATTCTGAAGGAAGAAATCAATGTGCTGTAGCAGTGTGCCAGCAGAATCCAGTCTACATGATCTGCCAGAATGGACCCAACTGCCACATTACCATCACAAACTCTGAAGGCATCCAGATCGGACACGGGAACATCTTAATGAAGCAGAACGTCTCTGAGGGCAGTG GTCCCACAGCTCCCAACCAGCTGCCCCCAACTGCCCCAGGTGATTCCTCGGCTCAGGGACCCCTGGCAGGTGGCTGGGGGTCCCAGGAAATCCACATGGAGCGGTCCCTGCTCAGACGGGTGCAGGTGGGACACAGCAACGAGATGAGCTTCCACAGAGACCTGCCGGAAGGTCCTGCCCACAACCTCTCATCCAGCCCCCCAG TCTCAGCCACGGCCGGTGACGGTGACTCGGAAGCTTCATTTGAAATGCGAATGCCCCAGCCAGACCCTCACCCCAAGGCGGACGCAGTCCAGAGAGTCCACATCAAGTCCTGCTTCCTCGAGTACACCACCATCGGCAACAGCAACAGGATGACCGTCCTCCCAGCAGGCCCAGAGACCGCCAGCCCAGGTGCAGCCGCGGGGCCTGGAGATGGCCGGCAGGACCCCGGGGAGCTGAAGGAGGGCGCAG ATCCCAGTTCTGAAGCCGAGCCGTCCACAAGTGAGGTCCCTGAAGACGGGGGCCAGGAAGCCCCGGGCAATCCTGCGCAGCTCACCCCCAAGCTGAGGGAGATGACCCTTGGAAACAGCAGTCCCCCCGCTGCAGAGCACAGTGTCTCTGTGGGTGGACGCAGGGAGCTGGAGGGGGGCGAGTAG
- the Zbp1 gene encoding Z-DNA-binding protein 1 isoform X5, which yields MAQAPADPSKRGHLEQKILQVLGDASSPLKSYQLAKECQVLKKELNSVLYRMAKEGTVSQVAPATWRLGTGDPGGVDPTQPAQDSHAQKPQEEAAAAAESPGPQLSELEERIYGFLKANGPCKALRIAQALGMRTAKDVNPTLYKMKSKHLLDQDQKLQVWRVSAPEDSEGRNQCAVAVCQQNPVYMICQNGPNCHITITNSEGIQIGHGNILMKQNVSEGSGPTAPNQLPPTAPGDSSAQGPLAGGWGSQEIHMERSLLRRVQVGHSNEMSFHRDLPEGPAHNLSSSPPDPSSEAEPSTSEVPEDGGQEAPGNPAQLTPKLREMTLGNSSPPAAEHSVSVGGRRELEGGE from the exons ATGGCCCAGGCTCCTGCTGACCCAAGCAAGAGAG GCCACCTTGAGCAGAAGATCCTGCAGGTGTTGGGAGATGCCAGCTCCCCTCTGAAGTCCTACCAGCTGGCGAAGGAATGCCAAGTGCTCAAGAAGGAGCTCAACTCAGTCCTCTACCGAATGGCCAAGGAGGGGACAGTCTCCCAAGTTGCCCCCGCAACATGGCGCTTGGGCACAGGTGATCCCGGAGGTGTGGATCCCACCCAGCCTGCCCAGGACAGCCATG CCCAGAAGCCCCAGGAAGAAGCAGCTGCCGCGGCAGAGAGTCCTGGCCCTCAGCTCAGCGAGCTGG AGGAAAGGATCTACGGGTTTCTGAAAGCCAATGGGCCCTGCAAGGCCCTGCGCATCGCCCAGGCCCTGGGAATGAGGACAGCGAAGGACGTGAACCCAACCTTGTACAAGATGAAAAGCAAGCACCTTCTGGACCAGGACCAGAAGCTGCAAGTGTGGCGCGTCTCTGCACCAG AAGATTCTGAAGGAAGAAATCAATGTGCTGTAGCAGTGTGCCAGCAGAATCCAGTCTACATGATCTGCCAGAATGGACCCAACTGCCACATTACCATCACAAACTCTGAAGGCATCCAGATCGGACACGGGAACATCTTAATGAAGCAGAACGTCTCTGAGGGCAGTG GTCCCACAGCTCCCAACCAGCTGCCCCCAACTGCCCCAGGTGATTCCTCGGCTCAGGGACCCCTGGCAGGTGGCTGGGGGTCCCAGGAAATCCACATGGAGCGGTCCCTGCTCAGACGGGTGCAGGTGGGACACAGCAACGAGATGAGCTTCCACAGAGACCTGCCGGAAGGTCCTGCCCACAACCTCTCATCCAGCCCCCCAG ATCCCAGTTCTGAAGCCGAGCCGTCCACAAGTGAGGTCCCTGAAGACGGGGGCCAGGAAGCCCCGGGCAATCCTGCGCAGCTCACCCCCAAGCTGAGGGAGATGACCCTTGGAAACAGCAGTCCCCCCGCTGCAGAGCACAGTGTCTCTGTGGGTGGACGCAGGGAGCTGGAGGGGGGCGAGTAG
- the Zbp1 gene encoding Z-DNA-binding protein 1 isoform X3 — MAQAPADPSKRGHLEQKILQVLGDASSPLKSYQLAKECQVLKKELNSVLYRMAKEGTVSQVAPATWRLGTGDPGGVDPTQPAQDSHAQKPQEEAAAAAESPGPQLSELEERIYGFLKANGPCKALRIAQALGMRTAKDVNPTLYKMKSKHLLDQDQKLQVWRVSAPEDSEGRNQCAVAVCQQNPVYMICQNGPNCHITITNSEGIQIGHGNILMKQNVSEGSGPTAPNQLPPTAPGDSSAQGPLAGGWGSQEIHMERSLLRRVQVGHSNEMSFHRDLPEGPAHNLSSSPPAGPETASPGAAAGPGDGRQDPGELKEGADPSSEAEPSTSEVPEDGGQEAPGNPAQLTPKLREMTLGNSSPPAAEHSVSVGGRRELEGGE; from the exons ATGGCCCAGGCTCCTGCTGACCCAAGCAAGAGAG GCCACCTTGAGCAGAAGATCCTGCAGGTGTTGGGAGATGCCAGCTCCCCTCTGAAGTCCTACCAGCTGGCGAAGGAATGCCAAGTGCTCAAGAAGGAGCTCAACTCAGTCCTCTACCGAATGGCCAAGGAGGGGACAGTCTCCCAAGTTGCCCCCGCAACATGGCGCTTGGGCACAGGTGATCCCGGAGGTGTGGATCCCACCCAGCCTGCCCAGGACAGCCATG CCCAGAAGCCCCAGGAAGAAGCAGCTGCCGCGGCAGAGAGTCCTGGCCCTCAGCTCAGCGAGCTGG AGGAAAGGATCTACGGGTTTCTGAAAGCCAATGGGCCCTGCAAGGCCCTGCGCATCGCCCAGGCCCTGGGAATGAGGACAGCGAAGGACGTGAACCCAACCTTGTACAAGATGAAAAGCAAGCACCTTCTGGACCAGGACCAGAAGCTGCAAGTGTGGCGCGTCTCTGCACCAG AAGATTCTGAAGGAAGAAATCAATGTGCTGTAGCAGTGTGCCAGCAGAATCCAGTCTACATGATCTGCCAGAATGGACCCAACTGCCACATTACCATCACAAACTCTGAAGGCATCCAGATCGGACACGGGAACATCTTAATGAAGCAGAACGTCTCTGAGGGCAGTG GTCCCACAGCTCCCAACCAGCTGCCCCCAACTGCCCCAGGTGATTCCTCGGCTCAGGGACCCCTGGCAGGTGGCTGGGGGTCCCAGGAAATCCACATGGAGCGGTCCCTGCTCAGACGGGTGCAGGTGGGACACAGCAACGAGATGAGCTTCCACAGAGACCTGCCGGAAGGTCCTGCCCACAACCTCTCATCCAGCCCCCCAG CAGGCCCAGAGACCGCCAGCCCAGGTGCAGCCGCGGGGCCTGGAGATGGCCGGCAGGACCCCGGGGAGCTGAAGGAGGGCGCAG ATCCCAGTTCTGAAGCCGAGCCGTCCACAAGTGAGGTCCCTGAAGACGGGGGCCAGGAAGCCCCGGGCAATCCTGCGCAGCTCACCCCCAAGCTGAGGGAGATGACCCTTGGAAACAGCAGTCCCCCCGCTGCAGAGCACAGTGTCTCTGTGGGTGGACGCAGGGAGCTGGAGGGGGGCGAGTAG
- the Zbp1 gene encoding Z-DNA-binding protein 1 isoform X4: MAQAPADPSKRGHLEQKILQVLGDASSPLKSYQLAKECQVLKKELNSVLYRMAKEGTVSQVAPATWRLGTGDPGGVDPTQPAQDSHAQKPQEEAAAAAESPGPQLSELEERIYGFLKANGPCKALRIAQALGMRTAKDVNPTLYKMKSKHLLDQDQKLQVWRVSAPEDSEGRNQCAVAVCQQNPVYMICQNGPNCHITITNSEGIQIGHGNILMKQNVSEGSGPTAPNQLPPTAPGDSSAQGPLAGGWGSQEIHMERSLLRRVQVGHSNEMSFHRDLPEGPAHNLSSSPPGGRSPESPHQVLLPRVHHHRQQQQDDRPPSRPRDRQPRCSRGAWRWPAGPRGAEGGRRSQF; this comes from the exons ATGGCCCAGGCTCCTGCTGACCCAAGCAAGAGAG GCCACCTTGAGCAGAAGATCCTGCAGGTGTTGGGAGATGCCAGCTCCCCTCTGAAGTCCTACCAGCTGGCGAAGGAATGCCAAGTGCTCAAGAAGGAGCTCAACTCAGTCCTCTACCGAATGGCCAAGGAGGGGACAGTCTCCCAAGTTGCCCCCGCAACATGGCGCTTGGGCACAGGTGATCCCGGAGGTGTGGATCCCACCCAGCCTGCCCAGGACAGCCATG CCCAGAAGCCCCAGGAAGAAGCAGCTGCCGCGGCAGAGAGTCCTGGCCCTCAGCTCAGCGAGCTGG AGGAAAGGATCTACGGGTTTCTGAAAGCCAATGGGCCCTGCAAGGCCCTGCGCATCGCCCAGGCCCTGGGAATGAGGACAGCGAAGGACGTGAACCCAACCTTGTACAAGATGAAAAGCAAGCACCTTCTGGACCAGGACCAGAAGCTGCAAGTGTGGCGCGTCTCTGCACCAG AAGATTCTGAAGGAAGAAATCAATGTGCTGTAGCAGTGTGCCAGCAGAATCCAGTCTACATGATCTGCCAGAATGGACCCAACTGCCACATTACCATCACAAACTCTGAAGGCATCCAGATCGGACACGGGAACATCTTAATGAAGCAGAACGTCTCTGAGGGCAGTG GTCCCACAGCTCCCAACCAGCTGCCCCCAACTGCCCCAGGTGATTCCTCGGCTCAGGGACCCCTGGCAGGTGGCTGGGGGTCCCAGGAAATCCACATGGAGCGGTCCCTGCTCAGACGGGTGCAGGTGGGACACAGCAACGAGATGAGCTTCCACAGAGACCTGCCGGAAGGTCCTGCCCACAACCTCTCATCCAGCCCCCCAG GCGGACGCAGTCCAGAGAGTCCACATCAAGTCCTGCTTCCTCGAGTACACCACCATCGGCAACAGCAACAGGATGACCGTCCTCCCAGCAGGCCCAGAGACCGCCAGCCCAGGTGCAGCCGCGGGGCCTGGAGATGGCCGGCAGGACCCCGGGGAGCTGAAGGAGGGCGCAG ATCCCAGTTCTGA